A single Candoia aspera isolate rCanAsp1 chromosome 7, rCanAsp1.hap2, whole genome shotgun sequence DNA region contains:
- the LOC134500891 gene encoding endonuclease domain-containing 1 protein-like — protein MMLMLLILVSVSWSNMPTHGEVVDSFQDNCPQFFLRGTPPDIRLPPRPARICQRYRNLYRFATLYDKDNRIPVYSAYIYNPGNAKRPRNWMVEPQLICSTFQPAMETEWDFLNKKGSKEALQGSQAILQDYKNLTDCNRGHLNPNGHQPDYNAKSSTFTLTNIVPQYIKLNGGAWNNYEQTTMLEMTKGCQETFAVVGAVPGDTYIAGGRVNRPSYLWSAACCVIDNNHLRSWAILARNEQNVVQKLSLGQLEDKLAQLYNVNHVSLFHSDCPRQ, from the exons ATGATGCTGATGTTGCTCATTCTTGTCTCTGTGAGCTGGAGTAACATGCCAACACATGGAGAGGTGGTGGACTCCTTCCAAGACAATTGTCCTCAGTTTTTCCTCCGAGGAACTCCACCAGACATAAGGCTTCCTCCACGCCCTGCCCGCATTTGCCAGCGTTATAGAAACCTGTATCGTTTTGCCACTTTGTATGATAAAGACAATCGCATCCCAGTATATTCAGCTTATATCTACAATCCTGGGAATGCTAAGAGACCCAGAAACTGGATGGTTGAACCCCAG cTCATTTGTTCAACATTCCAACCTGCAATGGAAACAGAATGGGACTTCCTGAATAAAAAGGGGTCCAAAGAAGCTCTCCAGGGCAGCCAAGCCATCTTGCAAGATTACAAGAACCTTACTGATTGCAACAGAGGCCATCTTAACCCAAATGGACACCAGCCTGACTACAATGCCAAGTCATCTACCTTCACCCTGACGAACATCGTCCCGCAATACATAAAGCTCAACGGTGGAGCCTGGAACAACTATGAGCAAACAACAATGCTGGAGATGACCAAAGGATGCCAGGAGACATTTGCGGTGGTGGGAGCAGTGCCAGGGGACACCTACATAGCTGGAGGGCGGGTCAACAGGCCCAGCTATTTGTGGTCTGCGGCCTGTTGTGTGATAGACAACAATCATCTTAGATCCTGGGCCATCCTTGCCAGGAATGAACAAAATGTGGTGCAAAAGTTGTCTTTAGGCCAGTTGGAGGATAAGCTTGCACAGCTGTATAATGTGAATCATGTCTCCCTGTTTCATAGTGACTGTCCCCGGCAATAA